One region of Halocalculus aciditolerans genomic DNA includes:
- a CDS encoding DUF7532 family protein, with protein MLFDARTREHLRDAGLTRDDLRRIEDAVAADARETADAVESFFDAHDVVYSDMDLTHAKHDRPEHDVDYCDLFTHSQDIRGFLRFETWGAYVEGARVLRSAEDADRASGRASDTRAARREAEDGNDADATDAPPVLVELSLGATVHDRVRFAASREAL; from the coding sequence ATGTTGTTCGACGCGCGGACACGCGAACACCTCCGCGACGCCGGTCTCACGCGCGACGACCTGCGACGCATCGAGGACGCGGTCGCGGCCGACGCCCGCGAGACCGCGGACGCCGTCGAGTCGTTCTTCGACGCACACGACGTCGTCTACTCCGACATGGACCTCACGCACGCGAAACACGACCGCCCCGAACACGACGTCGACTACTGCGACCTCTTCACGCACAGCCAGGACATTCGCGGCTTCCTCCGATTCGAGACGTGGGGCGCGTACGTGGAAGGCGCACGCGTCCTCCGCTCCGCGGAGGACGCGGACAGAGCGAGCGGGAGGGCAAGCGACACGCGAGCCGCGCGCCGCGAAGCGGAGGACGGGAATGACGCGGACGCGACGGACGCGCCGCCCGTGCTCGTGGAGTTGTCGCTGGGGGCGACGGTGCACGACCGGGTTCGGTTCGCGGCGTCGCGGGAGGCACTGTGA